In the genome of Luteitalea pratensis, the window AAGCTGGCGCGCGGCCGCTCGGCGAAGCTCTGCATACACCAGCGAGAGCAGCTGATTGAGCGCGGTCCGATCGCCGCGACTCCAGTCGCCGAGTAGCGCCGTGATGTCGGGAGACGATGCCACTCGAGTCCTCTGGTATCTGTTGGAACGCCTCAGCTTAGCACCGAACCCGAGGGCCGCCTTGTCGCCGTTGACCCAGTGGCGGCACCGCTTGCGCGATCTCCAGGCAGTCGCCCTTTCGATGGCCGTCACCCTGGCGCCATCGACAGCGCGCTGCGTTCGAGCGGCGCACCAACCGCAATCCGAGGTCACGACCATGGCACCGAAGTCTTCCGGGACAATCCTCAGGCTCGTTCTCACCCTGATCGGCGGCTACTTCGCCGCGAGTCTCGTTCTGCCCGAGCCCTCGCTGACGGCGGCGGGACGAAGCGGACGGATCCATGCGACGAAGGCGTGCGCCGGGACCATGTTCGGCAACGCAGGAGACTGGTGCACGATCGCGTCCTCGGACATCGGACCACTTCCCGTCGGCTCGCGATTGCTCTACAGCCAGGCAGCGGGCGTTCCGGCGGGTCTGCTCGACAGCAACGTCGTCCTCGATGCCGGAGACGGCAACAGGGCGGTCGGTAGGTGCACGCTCGACATGGCGACCGGTCTCGGACTGTGCACGTTCCATGAAGGGACCGGACAATTCGTCGGTTTCGAGGCCCGGATCGATGTCAACTGCCCGTCAGACGACTGCACTCTGGACGGGTCCTACAAGTTCCGTCCAAACGACTGACGACGTCGGGTGCGCGTGCCGCACGTTACATGAGCAGAAATGGTCCTGACCGGACAGGGAAGGGGTGCTTGTCGGCGCGCTCGTCTGCGCGCAATCAGGCGGCTGCGCGGGCGCGCAGGAGGGGCGGGTCGGAGTCCGTGCTCGCGAGTGCGAGGACGGACTCCGGACAAGGACTACGAGGTTACGCGCTTGGCGGTGAACTCCCGTGGCTCGCCGCCCTCGCGCTGGGACGTGAACTTGATCTCGCCGGCCGAGACCTTGCCCTTGTAGAGAATCTTGACTTCCTGCCCCTGGAAACTGCGGACGACGGTGAAGGCGATGTCATCGCCCTTGACGGTGCCGTCCTTGATCTCGACGTCGGCGCCGCCTTGCATGCCCGAGGTCGTGCCGGTCAACTTCTCCCCGTCGGCCTTGAGGGTGAATGTCTGTTCGCGCGTCTGGCCGTCGCGCCCGGCAACCTGTGCCGTCCACTTGCCAGTGACGTCAGCCGCGTGGAGGGAGGCGACCGCAAACGCGAGTACTGCCGCGATCATCGAGAGTTTTTGCCGCATGGTGTTCTCCTGTTCTTCGAAGGCCGTTCGAACACGCTATTTTCGCGCACATGGTACCAAACGCGGGTCGGCCCTGGCGGCCCGTGGCGCGGTCGCGCGTGCTCGGAGAACCTCAGCGGGCCAATACCAGACGCGACACGTCAGTAGGAGAAGGTGCCGTAGAACGCAGACCGCTTGTTGGGATCGCTCCACTTCGTGCCGAGCGAGTTGCCGCTGAACGCGTTCTCGAGCGTGGTGCCCGCCTGGGCATGGTGCACGGTCGCGAGCGGGCTGAACCACTGCTTGTTCCCGCACGACATCGTGTGGTCGAGTTCCTTGTGAACGGCCAGACGAAACGCGCCGCTTGCGATGCGCACGTCCTTCTCGCCAGCCACGAACTCGATCGGCGCCGACGTGACTTCCACCACGTCGCTCACCGTCCGCGTGGACAGGGCCTGGACCATCGCGATCAACGCCGTGCGCTGTGCCGCGGTGGCGCGTGCGTCGACGACGATCGCGGTGCGAGTCTGGGCGCGCTCGCCACCGATCTCGTGCACGCCGAGGTTGGTGTCGCCGGCGACGGCCGCCATCACCGACAGCCCGTCGAGCGCCACGCCGTTGAACTGGCCGCGATCGACCTTCCACGCCAGCACGGCTTCGCGGCCGGTCGTCCCGGCCTCGCTGTTGATGACGCAGCCGCCGGCGAAGACCTCCGCGGTGCGCGCCTCGAGGTACGTCCCTTCGAGTGATGCCGGCGCCGCAGACAGGGTCGTCGCGGCGAGGGTGAGGAACACGGCGGACATTGAAAGCAGTTTCATGGTGCGTCTCCTACGCAGGGTGGCCGGCTCGGAGAGCCGGCCCTACCCGTTGCCGGACTCGGAGAGCCGGCCTTACCGTTGCCGGACTCGGGGAGCGAGCCCTACCTTCACGGCGTGTCGGGCACCGACAGGCCGGCCCTGCCGTCTTTCACCGCGGCGGGCCGACCGCGCCCTACTCGTAGGCGTCGAGCTTGCTCGACGCTTCGTCATCGACGGTAGGGCCCGTTCTCCGAACGCGGCCCTGACGTTTACGCCGGCGTCAGTGCTTGCAACAGCCGCGAGCGTGGCAGCACGAGTCTGGCCGCACCGGTTCACGGTCGGGCCCGAACCCCGTCTGCGTCATCGCGCACCAGTAGGCCGAGGTCTCGTAGCTGTCGTAGAACGAGGACTCGTCCGGATCGACCAGGGCCGGGATGTACATGCCCTTGGTGCGCAGCTTGAGGCAGTGCACGCCGACGACGATCTTCGGTGAGGTCAATGATTCCATGTCTGTGCCTCCCTGGCGATCAGGCGGTCTGCTGACCAGCGGCGCGCAGGATCGCGCGGGTGACGGCGGTTTTCGCGACGTCAATCTTGTACGCGTTTTCGGTGAGGGGCAATGCGCCCTGTAACGCTGCCTCGGCCGCGGCCGCCGCGGTCTGCGGATTGATGGGCTTGCCGACCAGGGCCTTCTCCGCCGCAGGTGAACGCCACGGAATGGGGGCCACTGCGCCCATCACCACGCGCGCCGACCGGACGGTGTTGCCGTCCATGCGCAGCAGGACGGTCGCAAAGGCGATCGGCCAGTCGTGCGACGTCTTGTACCGCACTTCGTAGTGCCCGCTCTTCACGTTGCCCGGAGCCGGCAGGA includes:
- a CDS encoding DUF1326 domain-containing protein, with translation MKLLSMSAVFLTLAATTLSAAPASLEGTYLEARTAEVFAGGCVINSEAGTTGREAVLAWKVDRGQFNGVALDGLSVMAAVAGDTNLGVHEIGGERAQTRTAIVVDARATAAQRTALIAMVQALSTRTVSDVVEVTSAPIEFVAGEKDVRIASGAFRLAVHKELDHTMSCGNKQWFSPLATVHHAQAGTTLENAFSGNSLGTKWSDPNKRSAFYGTFSY